The DNA region CCGCCGGGGCAGGGCCTTTGAATGGATCAGTCCCGCCGCATCGGGACGGCACCTCTTTCAGTACCACTCACGCGCTTCGGTTCGGGCTAGCCCTCTTGCACGGGTACGACATCACGCAATCGATGGTGTATACCGAGGCGCTGGGACCAGTCCCGCTTGTGGAGAGAGAGACCGTGGGTCGGTGTTCGCTGGACCGGCCCGCTTCGGACCAGCCCGTGGCTATGTCCTCGAGTTCTGACCGGCACTTGTTCGTGGATTCTGACCGCACATGTTGATCACCTGCCATGATCAATGGCGTTGAGTTTCGACCGCACCAGGGGTTCCTCGCGATCAAGTCTGGCCGCTACTCGGCGCACACTCTCCAGGTCGTTCGTCCTCAGATTCGCGCTGGGCGCCCCACCTGTCGCTTGCCCCTTTTGCGAGGACCACCGCGTCGCCAGTGGTGGGATCACCGACAGTGGCGTAGAAATGGAACAGGTTGTCGCGCTGTCGGTTGGCGTGCCTATTCGGTCGGTGTGGCCTCGGCAGGTTCGAGTATCACTACAGGAATCGTCCGCTCGGTGTAGGTCGCATAGGTCGCGTAAGGCTTGTAGATCGCCACCGCTCGTTCCCACAAGCGGGCCCGCTCCGCGCCCTCGGCGACACGCGGACGGACTCGCCGACGTTCGCCGCCGGGCAGCTCCACCTCGGTGGTCGCCATCCCTATCAGATTGTGGAACCACGCCGGATGTGCGTCCACGCCGCCTTTCGATGCGACGACGATCAGTCGTGGTGAGTCGTCGAGGTAGATCAAGGGGCTGATCCGGGCCTCGCCGGACTTGCGGCCGACATGGTGGA from Amycolatopsis sp. EV170708-02-1 includes:
- a CDS encoding nitroreductase/quinone reductase family protein, encoding MSKPPPPTSRYWKLQRQLARLNTFLFHKTGGKVGGTFFGAAPVLLLHHVGRKSGEARISPLIYLDDSPRLIVVASKGGVDAHPAWFHNLIGMATTEVELPGGERRRVRPRVAEGAERARLWERAVAIYKPYATYATYTERTIPVVILEPAEATPTE